From the Methanobacterium sp. BAmetb5 genome, the window ACATAAGGCCACTAAAGATATTGCCATCACTCCCCTGGACCCGGAATTCACCCCTGAATACTTAAAGAAGCTTTGCCAGGCCCGTTCCCAGATCAAGAACCTCATCTTGAACCAGAAGAAAATTGGAGGAATAGGGAACGTTTACATTCATGATATACTGTTCCGGGCAAAACTACACCCGCAGAAGGTGGCCAATACCATTGAATCAGTTAAAATTGACGATTTACACCACATAATCCAGGAAAACCTTAAAGAAGCCGTTGAATTAGGTGGGCTGGCCTATGAAAAGGATTTCTATGGCGAAAACAATGGATTCGGTACCGAACATTTCCTGGTGGCCTATAAAGAAGGTGAACCCTGTCCCGAATGCGGGGGCACCATTGAAAAGATCAAAACCGGGAGCACATCTTCCTATATCTGCCCTCTCTGTCAGAAATTGTAAATTACCACTTAACACCATGATCGATAGTTTAATTTAGAAAGTAAGCCAAACTAGAACTAGAGAATTCATAAGGAGATCCAAGTAAAATGGGCGAAATTGCCATAAATATCAAAGCTGTTAACCAGCCCGGAGTACTGCGGGACATAACCGAACTAACTGCCCAGTGCCAGATCAACATCACCTACACCCACATGTTCATTGAAGACAAATGCCATGCCTCCCTGTACATGGAACTAGAGGCCGTGGAAAATGTGGAAAAGCTAATAGAGAATATTGGGAAGCTGGAAGCGGTGAATAGTGTTGAAGAATGCCCCACACTCCAGGATGTCTTTGGTAAACGGATAATCATCACCGGTGGAGGAGCACAGGTGGCTATGGTTGCCCAGGGAGCCATAACCGAAGCTGACCGCCACAACATCCGGGGAGAACACATCAGTGTGGACACCATCCCCCTGGTGGGAGAAGAAGACCTTTCTGAGGCAGTTTCTGCCGTGGGAAGGCTGCCCCGAGTTGGTGCACTGGTCCTGGCCGGATCTTTAATGGGGGGTAAAATAACCCAGGCCATTGAAGAGATAAAAAAGGATCACGAGGTCATTGTTATCAGCCTAAACATGCCGGGCAGTGTGACGGAAAAGGCAGACCTAGTGGTCACCGACCCCATACAGGCGGGGGTTATGGCAGTAATGGCCGTGGCGGATACTGCCCTGTTTGACATTAAAAAACTGGGTCAGAATAAGTTTTAAGATAGGTTTTTGAATAAGGGGATTAAGAAAAAAATATTTTAAAGATCTCTAATAGAGATCTCCACTATTTTTTGAAAAATGAATGAATTTGAACTTTCGAGTTTATTTTGCAGTTATACTTTCGTTTAACTCATTTCTATGGCCCGAATAAGCCTACTTGCTTCGTTTTTAAGTTCAACGTCAGTGATATCGCCACTTTCCCTGACTTTCAGTGCTAACTGCAGGACCTGTGAAACATCACTTGGTTTGAGGTTTTCAGCCATGTCCAGATAGGTTTGTCCCTCTTTATCCTCAACAACCACATCTTTTTCGGCCATCATTTTCAATAAGCCTTTGCAGGTGCCCATAATACTGGTATCTTCCACATCTTCACATTTTTTAAGGAGTTCCTCAGTTTTTTTATCCATGGTATCACCGGTTATACTATGTTCCCACGTGATTTATAAATTATATTAATTCCGGTAAATCACGGCGGTGGATCATTTAATTACTATTTACCAACAAATATTATCCTGCCATAAATTCCAGAATTATTAAATATCTGAGGGTGAGATGATGACACTTCGCTGTGAGAATATGGATAGTCTGGTGGTCAAAGCGGCCGAGGAAGCCCTGGAAATGGAGAATGTTAATTACGTACTCCCCTACGTACGGGAGAAATATGAAGATGAACTGAAGGATGCTTTCGACCGAACCTGCCTGGTGAGGGAGTTATCGGGAGATGCGGCAGAACTGGCTGACTACTGGTTCTTTGAAACTGCGGTCCGCCTGAATCTAAAAGGCAGGGGAAAAGCCTACACTGGACTCCGACCTTCCCAGATCAATGAAGAACCAGTTATCATCATGACTAAACAGGCCATCAACACGGAAAACCTGGATACTCTCATGAACTTCATGTTAGACTCCATCAAAGAAGATATATGGTCCAGATTCGAGGATGTGATCACCAAGAAGGATTACGATGTTAACGATGTAGAGGATGCCCGGGATTACGTGGATTCACTCTTTAACTTCGTGGGTTACCTGCAGCATTTAATTGAATTCATGGAACTGGGCTAAGGAGTACTTTTTTGTTGAAATTATGGTAGAATTATTGAAATTGTGACCTTAGTTAAATTGTGAAATTTATAGTGATTTAAAATAATAACAATGGTAGGTGCAAAAATGACAGAAGAACTGAAGTCTGTGGTTATAAATGTGGAAGATCTGCTGGATTACCAGGAAGGAGCCGTTGTAAGCAGGGAGATAATCCGTAAGGAAACAGGAACTGTGACCATATTCGCCTTTGATAAAGGGGAAGGTTTAAGTGAACACTCTGCTCCCTTCGATGCCATGGTCCAGGTCATTGATGGAAAGGCAGAAATAACCATCTCCGGCACGAAACACCAGCTGGAAAGAGGGGACATGATCATCATGCCCGCCAATGAACCCCATGCCCTCCACGCCGTGGAAAGGTACAAGATGATATTGACCATGATCAAGTCCTGATCAAGGTCCAAGAATCATTTTCCTAATAATCTATCTCCTACCCTTTTTTTTATTATTATTTTAATTTAAGATTTTAAAAAAATAGAATAAAAAAGTTAAAAACCATGAAAAAAAATTATGGTTTTTAAGTTTGTAATGGTTTTTTTGTTTATTCCAGTAAGCGGATGAGGTTGGTATTGGCCTTCACCAAATCCATCTGGTCAATGAGTTTTATGGCTTCCTGCACATTTTTCTCCAGGGCCTGATGGGTCACCATGAATATAGGCACGGCCTCGCCCTCCGCAGCCTTTTTCTGACTCACAGATTCAATACTAATGTCCAGGTCACTTAAAACTCCGGATATGGAATGTAAAACTCCGGGCTGGTCTAGGGCAGTTATTCGCAGGTAGTACTTGGACTGCACATCAGAGATATCCTTAACCTGTTCCACCCGGGTCTCCCGGGGTCCATAGGCCACTGGTTTTTCCATATCCTGGATTATGTCCAGGCAATCGGCCACCACGGCACTGGCGGTGGGCATCATACCGGCTCCGGCTCCGTACATGAGTACTGGGCCCACCACATCACCTTCCAGGTACACGGCGTTGAACACATCGTTAACCGATGCCAGTAGGTGGGTTTCCGGGACCAGGGTGGGGTGCACCCTTATTTCCAGTTCACCGTCCTCTATTTTGGCGATGGCCAGTAGTTTAACCACGCTTCCCAGCTCATCCTGGGCGAACTGAATATCATCTGGAGTTATCCGGGTAATGCCTTCTACATGGAACTTTTCCTGTTCAACGTAAACTCCGAAGCCAAGTATGCTTAGTATAATGAGTTTTTGAGCAGTATCATGTCCTTCAATATCAAAGGTGGGGTCTGCTTCTGCGTAACCCATCTCCTGAGCTTCCTTAAGCACAGTATCAAAGTCAAGACCTTCAGCGGCCATTTTAGTGAGTATGTAATTGGCAGTTCCATTGATGATCCCGTAAATGGTTTCAATGTTGTTGGCCGCCAGCCCATCGTTGACTGGTGCCAGTAATGGTATGCCTCCACCAACACTAGCCTCAAATGATACTCTTACCTCGTTTTCCTGGGCGCTGGTGATTATTTCGTCCCAGTGCTTGGCTAAAAGGGCCTTGTTGGCGGTTACCACGTGTTTACCATTTTTCATGGCCTTCAGAATAAAACTCAGTGCCGGTTGGTATCCTCCCACCAGCTCAATAACAATGTCGATCTCCTCATCTTCCAGGATATCATCCACACTGGTGGAGAGCACTCCGGGCTGGACCTCCACACCACGGTCAGTGGTTATGTCCAGGTCCACTATCCTTTTGAGATTGACCTTTTTGTTAACCTTATTTTCTAATAATGGGAGGTTCTGGTTTAAAGTAGCTACCACGCCACTCCCAATGGTCCCAAAACCTATAAGTCCAATATTAACTGTTTCTTTCATTAAAAATACTTCCTGCTGCATTTATTTTCCTTAAATCCCAATTAATGCTTTTACTTAATTAATTTATTTTAGATCCTCTAATTTAACTTTTATTCCCGTAATTTTAAATTCCATCTGAATCACACTTTCAAATGATTTAATTCCGGTTTAAACTATTTTCAAGTCCTTTAATTTGACATATTCTCCCAATGATTCTCTGGTGGTCCCTACAATTAGGCGATAATGGGTTTTTTTACCCATGACCTTCTCCAGTTTTCCCCGGGCAAGGATCCTCTCCCCTTCTCTGGCTTGGCCAGAGTAGGTGTGGGTGTAGGAGGCCACTTCTCGTAGAGGGACATCAGGGCCTTCCAGTATCTGGACGTCTTCCAGCTGGTAAACTGCCGGGTTATCAAAGGCAGCCAGGGCATCAGAAACAGTGCCCTCAATGGCTATGGTTCCGCAGGGTTGGTAGGTCTCATTACCATAGGTCCCTTTGATCTCATTCCATTCTCTGGTGGCTAATATGTCGAACAGTGTCCCATCCACTACTCCTCGGTTATTTTTACGGTTCTCGTACCAGCAAAACTCATCATAACTAAGTGTACCATCCTTAATCCTCTTCGCATAAAGCTTAGCCCAATAACCGTCCTCAATAGCTTTTAATGGACTTTTAGGGTCATTCTTCATTGATTCGAATGTTTCCATGGCCTTCCGGTGATTTTTGAGGCCGTAAACAACGAAGTCAATATCAGAAACCCGGGGATCGTAGAGCTGGGGTAGTATGGATCCAGAAATACCCAGGTGTTTCAGCTTGATTCCCGCCTCATCCATGAAGGTTTCGGCTACCTTAACGACTTTAAGGAGCAGTTCATCGGGTGAAGAAAGTTCAACTATTTCCTGGAGACGATCCACTGGGCTTAAGATTTTTTCCACCCTATCACGGGGTGCACCCATCATTTTAACCCGGGTAACCTGGCAGTCAAAAAGGTAATCAGGATAATTCCTCTCTAAAAAAGTGTAAGCCTGCTGGGAGTCTACCTTGGTATACCGGGAGCCATTGAGGGATCTTTCCCCCTTAGGATCTGGAATATAACGCAGAAATGATTGTATTCGGTCATGGGGGTGTAGATAGGTAGTGGTGGCCAAGAAAAGATCATCCTTGGTGTAGATAAAGTCTCGGACTCTGGCTCGCATGAATTAATTTAATGCGGT encodes:
- a CDS encoding DNA polymerase subunit beta, which encodes MRARVRDFIYTKDDLFLATTTYLHPHDRIQSFLRYIPDPKGERSLNGSRYTKVDSQQAYTFLERNYPDYLFDCQVTRVKMMGAPRDRVEKILSPVDRLQEIVELSSPDELLLKVVKVAETFMDEAGIKLKHLGISGSILPQLYDPRVSDIDFVVYGLKNHRKAMETFESMKNDPKSPLKAIEDGYWAKLYAKRIKDGTLSYDEFCWYENRKNNRGVVDGTLFDILATREWNEIKGTYGNETYQPCGTIAIEGTVSDALAAFDNPAVYQLEDVQILEGPDVPLREVASYTHTYSGQAREGERILARGKLEKVMGKKTHYRLIVGTTRESLGEYVKLKDLKIV
- a CDS encoding homoserine dehydrogenase, giving the protein MKETVNIGLIGFGTIGSGVVATLNQNLPLLENKVNKKVNLKRIVDLDITTDRGVEVQPGVLSTSVDDILEDEEIDIVIELVGGYQPALSFILKAMKNGKHVVTANKALLAKHWDEIITSAQENEVRVSFEASVGGGIPLLAPVNDGLAANNIETIYGIINGTANYILTKMAAEGLDFDTVLKEAQEMGYAEADPTFDIEGHDTAQKLIILSILGFGVYVEQEKFHVEGITRITPDDIQFAQDELGSVVKLLAIAKIEDGELEIRVHPTLVPETHLLASVNDVFNAVYLEGDVVGPVLMYGAGAGMMPTASAVVADCLDIIQDMEKPVAYGPRETRVEQVKDISDVQSKYYLRITALDQPGVLHSISGVLSDLDISIESVSQKKAAEGEAVPIFMVTHQALEKNVQEAIKLIDQMDLVKANTNLIRLLE
- a CDS encoding Fpg/Nei family DNA glycosylase, yielding MAELPELLILSKQMDEQLQLKEFVGGELRQEKSLNLSPGEFLETVRGKKVLKVYNKGKWIFIQLSDDYHLLLNLGMGADVLYHKEGQEIPEEYQCLFQFTDGSYFTSKFWWIGRAELLPDEELPQHKATKDIAITPLDPEFTPEYLKKLCQARSQIKNLILNQKKIGGIGNVYIHDILFRAKLHPQKVANTIESVKIDDLHHIIQENLKEAVELGGLAYEKDFYGENNGFGTEHFLVAYKEGEPCPECGGTIEKIKTGSTSSYICPLCQKL
- a CDS encoding DUF6448 family protein; its protein translation is MMTLRCENMDSLVVKAAEEALEMENVNYVLPYVREKYEDELKDAFDRTCLVRELSGDAAELADYWFFETAVRLNLKGRGKAYTGLRPSQINEEPVIIMTKQAINTENLDTLMNFMLDSIKEDIWSRFEDVITKKDYDVNDVEDARDYVDSLFNFVGYLQHLIEFMELG
- a CDS encoding cupin domain-containing protein, which codes for MTEELKSVVINVEDLLDYQEGAVVSREIIRKETGTVTIFAFDKGEGLSEHSAPFDAMVQVIDGKAEITISGTKHQLERGDMIIMPANEPHALHAVERYKMILTMIKS
- a CDS encoding DUF5612 domain-containing protein, producing the protein MGEIAINIKAVNQPGVLRDITELTAQCQINITYTHMFIEDKCHASLYMELEAVENVEKLIENIGKLEAVNSVEECPTLQDVFGKRIIITGGGAQVAMVAQGAITEADRHNIRGEHISVDTIPLVGEEDLSEAVSAVGRLPRVGALVLAGSLMGGKITQAIEEIKKDHEVIVISLNMPGSVTEKADLVVTDPIQAGVMAVMAVADTALFDIKKLGQNKF